CACATCACTTGCATACAAAGCAGCTGACGACATGATCTTCGGTAAGTCAGTCCACCCAGTAAAGGCAGAACTCGGATTAGAAGTAGGTGCAGGATACGTAACTGGTGAAGTTAACTATGCACCAAGACCAGAAGCTGGTGTCTCCAAGGAGAAACTCGTTTCTGAATACCGCAGACTCACAACCGACATCATGGCAAGAGCAGTACAGGTCGGTTTCCCAGGTATTTCACTTGAGACAGAGCACGTAGAACAGATGACCAACCACCCAGACTGGGGAGGAGAAGTCGCACACGTCCAGAAGACCATCATGGAAGAATACCATGAGGAATACGGAATCAAGACCGCACTCAGGCACACCCCTGGTGACGTTCGTGAGAACCGTGACCTCCTTGCACTCATTGGTCCAAAATATGATGTCCTTATGGAATCATTCGAAGCTGTAGCAGATGCTGGAGCAGACTTCCTGTCCATCGAAACAATGGGCGGTAAAGAAGTACTCGACTACGCAATCCTGAGGAACGACATTCCTGGTCTCGTCTACTCAATTGGCTGCCTCGGTTCAATTGACATGACCATGATCTGGCAAGACATCAGGAAGATCGCAGACAAGAAGGGAAGAATTGCAGCTGGTGACACAGACTGTTCACAGGCAAACACCGCTATGTTCATAGCAGGTGGTCTCCTTGACAAGAACCTTGCACACACCATTGCAATCATCGCAAGAGCAATCTCAGCACCAAGAACACTCGCTGGATATGAAGCAGGTGCTCAGGGTCCAGGAAAAGACTGTGGATATGAGAACACAATCGTAAAGGCAATCACAGGATGCCCAATCGCTCAGGAAGGAAAGACCTCAACCTGTGCACACTCTGACGTAATGGGTAACCTCGTCATGCAGTGCTGTGACCTTTGGTCAAACGAGTCTGTAGAATACCACGGTGAATTCGGTGGTACCTCAGTACAGTGCTGGTCCGAGACCCTTAACTACGATGCAGCAATGCTCAACGTAGCAACAGAGACAGGCAACGCAAAGATGCTTCGTGACATCCTCGTACTCTCTGACAAGTACAGAGACCCACAGGGATACGTCCTTGCATACGACAACGCATACAAGGTTGCACAGGCAATCATAAAGGATGGAGACGACCTTTACCTCCGTTCAAAGAATGCAGCAATTGCATGCTGTGACCTCTTGACTAGTGCAGATCCAAAGAAGCTCGTAATGTCCAAGTTCGAGAAGAACGCACTGGCAGACGCAGCTGCAGCACTGAAGGGAATGACCGACGAGGCAGATTCCTTCATGAGCGACAGCATGGAGAAGTACAAGGCAGAAGTCGCTGTATTCAGACCAGAGGACAACTACAAGTTCTAAGTCTAGCGAAACAAGTTCTTCTAGAACTTGTTCCTTTTTTCTTTTTTAGTTCGACAATAAATTCGTTACTGTATAGTCTATTTTTTCATAAATATAGCATTACCACTCTATTTTGGTATTATATCTTATTAATTCTTATTAATTTCCTATTAATTTCCCAGGTGAACTTAAAAATAAAAAAGTAGGTTATTTTACGAATTTCTTGGGATAACCTATGCCTGTGATCTGTATCACCGTTTCAACAGGATCATGT
The sequence above is a segment of the uncultured Methanolobus sp. genome. Coding sequences within it:
- the mtaB gene encoding methanol--corrinoid protein co-methyltransferase MtaB, with product MVKRYTSLAYKAADDMIFGKSVHPVKAELGLEVGAGYVTGEVNYAPRPEAGVSKEKLVSEYRRLTTDIMARAVQVGFPGISLETEHVEQMTNHPDWGGEVAHVQKTIMEEYHEEYGIKTALRHTPGDVRENRDLLALIGPKYDVLMESFEAVADAGADFLSIETMGGKEVLDYAILRNDIPGLVYSIGCLGSIDMTMIWQDIRKIADKKGRIAAGDTDCSQANTAMFIAGGLLDKNLAHTIAIIARAISAPRTLAGYEAGAQGPGKDCGYENTIVKAITGCPIAQEGKTSTCAHSDVMGNLVMQCCDLWSNESVEYHGEFGGTSVQCWSETLNYDAAMLNVATETGNAKMLRDILVLSDKYRDPQGYVLAYDNAYKVAQAIIKDGDDLYLRSKNAAIACCDLLTSADPKKLVMSKFEKNALADAAAALKGMTDEADSFMSDSMEKYKAEVAVFRPEDNYKF